Proteins co-encoded in one Nonomuraea helvata genomic window:
- the hisC gene encoding histidinol-phosphate transaminase encodes MPRFRHILDTMAAYKPGKAVVTPDGRSYKLSSNESPYDPLPSVVEAIAEGARQINRYPDPGAVKLTEAIAERFGVPVDHIALGAGSVTVAQQLFETVGEPGAEVVYAWRSFEAYPLLADLAGVTSVRVPLAGEDHDLDAMAAAINDDTRMVFVCNPNNPTGTTVRRGPLEAFLDRVPEHVLVVLDEAYREYVRDEDVPDGLTLYRDRPNVCVLRTFSKAYGLAGLRVGYLVAHEPVATAVRKTIIPFAVNHLAQVAAIASLQAEDELLERVERVVKERTRVRESLIAQGWTVPPTEANFVWLRLGERTMDFAAACAVEGVAVRPFAGEGARVSIGDPEANDAFLAAASAFHG; translated from the coding sequence AGCTGTCGTCGAACGAGTCCCCGTACGACCCGCTGCCGTCCGTGGTCGAGGCCATCGCCGAGGGGGCGCGGCAGATCAACCGCTATCCCGACCCCGGCGCGGTCAAGCTGACCGAGGCCATCGCCGAGCGGTTCGGCGTGCCGGTCGACCACATCGCGCTCGGCGCGGGGTCCGTCACGGTGGCGCAGCAGTTGTTCGAGACGGTCGGGGAGCCCGGGGCCGAGGTCGTGTACGCGTGGCGGTCGTTCGAGGCGTACCCGCTGCTGGCCGACCTGGCCGGGGTCACGTCGGTCCGGGTGCCGCTGGCCGGCGAGGACCACGACCTGGACGCCATGGCGGCGGCGATCAACGACGACACCCGCATGGTGTTCGTGTGCAACCCGAACAACCCCACCGGCACCACCGTCCGCCGCGGCCCGCTGGAGGCGTTCCTGGACCGGGTGCCGGAGCACGTGCTGGTGGTGCTGGACGAGGCCTACCGCGAGTACGTGCGTGACGAGGACGTCCCCGACGGCCTGACCCTCTACCGCGACCGGCCGAACGTCTGCGTCCTGCGTACGTTCTCCAAGGCATACGGGCTTGCGGGCCTGCGGGTCGGCTACCTGGTCGCGCACGAGCCGGTGGCGACGGCCGTACGCAAGACGATCATCCCGTTCGCGGTCAACCACCTCGCCCAGGTGGCGGCCATCGCCTCGCTCCAGGCCGAGGACGAGCTGCTGGAGCGGGTCGAGCGGGTGGTCAAGGAGCGCACGCGGGTCCGCGAGTCGCTGATCGCCCAGGGCTGGACGGTGCCGCCCACCGAGGCCAACTTCGTCTGGCTCAGGCTCGGCGAGCGCACCATGGACTTCGCCGCGGCATGTGCGGTCGAGGGGGTGGCCGTGCGGCCGTTCGCGGGGGAAGGCGCCCGCGTGTCGATCGGCGACCCGGAGGCCAACGACGCCTTCCTCGCCGCAGCGAGCGCCTTCCACGGCTGA
- a CDS encoding EamA family transporter, whose protein sequence is MKLDATDSRTPLMVWGALAIVYVVWGSTYLGIGIAVESMPPMLSGAMRFIAAAVLLAGFLLVRSGPAAFRMSRRQFLGAALVGVLLLTLGNGMLAVAEQYISTGLAALLVASVPLWLVVFRFAVRDRPKALTLVGVLIGLGGVAALSLTGAQGGSGTGIVAVLLGSVSWSVGSFLSGRIQMPANPLATSAVEMIVGGAGLLVLGPGIGERLDLSAVTTRSWVALAYLVLVGSLIGFTAFSWLLGNAPISLVSTYAYVNPAVAVALGALVLHEPITTQVLVGGLVILVGVALVISNEGKRPKRVLEGLDGDGDGDGDVGLGGRGGQEPQAARHHVDPSVEQRGV, encoded by the coding sequence ATGAAGTTAGACGCCACTGACAGCCGCACTCCGCTCATGGTCTGGGGTGCCTTGGCCATCGTCTACGTGGTGTGGGGTTCGACGTATCTCGGGATCGGCATCGCCGTCGAGTCGATGCCGCCCATGCTCAGCGGAGCCATGCGGTTCATCGCCGCCGCCGTCCTGCTCGCCGGCTTCCTGCTGGTGCGGTCGGGGCCGGCGGCCTTCAGGATGTCGCGCAGGCAGTTCCTCGGCGCGGCCCTCGTGGGCGTGCTGCTGCTGACCCTGGGCAACGGAATGCTGGCGGTGGCCGAGCAGTACATCTCCACGGGCCTGGCGGCGCTTCTGGTGGCCTCGGTGCCGCTGTGGCTGGTCGTGTTCAGGTTCGCCGTCCGCGACCGTCCTAAGGCGCTCACGCTCGTGGGCGTGCTGATCGGGCTCGGCGGGGTCGCGGCACTCTCGCTGACCGGCGCCCAGGGCGGCAGCGGCACCGGGATCGTGGCGGTGCTGCTCGGCTCGGTGTCCTGGTCCGTGGGCTCGTTCCTGTCGGGCAGGATCCAGATGCCCGCCAACCCGCTCGCCACCAGCGCCGTCGAGATGATCGTGGGCGGCGCCGGACTGCTGGTGCTCGGCCCCGGGATCGGCGAGCGGCTCGACCTGTCGGCCGTCACCACCAGGTCCTGGGTGGCGCTGGCCTACCTGGTCCTGGTGGGGTCCCTGATCGGGTTCACCGCGTTCTCGTGGCTGCTCGGCAACGCCCCCATCTCGCTGGTGTCCACCTACGCGTACGTCAACCCGGCCGTGGCCGTCGCGCTGGGCGCGCTCGTGCTGCACGAGCCGATCACGACGCAGGTGCTCGTCGGCGGCCTGGTCATCCTGGTCGGCGTGGCACTGGTGATCTCAAACGAGGGGAAGAGACCGAAGCGCGTCCTCGAAGGCCTCGACGGTGACGGTGACGGTGACGGTGACGTCGGCCTCGGTGGGCGCGGTGGACAGGAACCACAGGCCGCGCGGCACCATGTTGACCCCTCGGTCGAGCAGCGCGGCGTGTAG
- a CDS encoding transcriptional regulator has translation MTPDLTIGVVGPHDLVERVMLMGHAAAPLPCRLVAAAYRDEQEAPDKVTRLGPGVDACLFASPVPYDLARRSGVLTMPATYVQLGGAALVAALAKAALDPRIDPQRVSIDVVSRADVEEAYTDLGIPAADVHSRDEPGATGTIAAYHERLVRQGATSGALTCLPAVGERLHAAGVPVIRIRPTSGAVRTALHTAALLGAHHRLEESQLTVVLVEVPTLREPVRRAAPRYWRDELRLSLHRLLVQEANRMNATVWPIDDHSYLVTATRGSIVAATDGFRVLPFAGRIRDELGLAVEVGVGMGRTTHDAESHARAALARTQAGKQAQGFAVDREGRALIPAPRMPPAGSAALKPKGVEVLARLAAKLEGGDTVVDAEGAGKMLGVTPRTARRLLRTLVDEGLAWPLPPNRTPQPGRPRQLYRLIVEKLGPR, from the coding sequence ATGACACCGGACCTGACCATTGGCGTAGTCGGACCTCACGACTTGGTCGAGAGAGTCATGCTGATGGGTCATGCCGCGGCACCATTGCCGTGTCGCCTTGTCGCGGCTGCGTACCGCGACGAACAGGAGGCACCGGACAAGGTGACGCGGCTCGGTCCCGGAGTCGACGCATGCCTGTTCGCCAGCCCGGTCCCCTATGACCTGGCCAGGCGTTCCGGCGTGCTGACGATGCCCGCGACGTACGTCCAACTCGGCGGAGCAGCATTGGTGGCGGCGTTGGCCAAGGCCGCGCTCGACCCCCGCATCGACCCGCAACGGGTCAGCATCGACGTGGTGAGCAGGGCAGATGTCGAGGAGGCCTACACGGACCTCGGCATCCCCGCCGCCGACGTGCACAGCCGCGACGAGCCGGGTGCCACCGGCACGATCGCGGCCTACCATGAACGCCTGGTCAGGCAGGGGGCGACCTCCGGGGCGCTGACGTGCCTGCCCGCGGTGGGCGAGCGCCTGCACGCGGCAGGCGTGCCGGTCATCAGGATCAGGCCGACCTCGGGCGCGGTCCGCACGGCGCTGCACACAGCGGCGCTGCTGGGGGCGCATCACCGGTTGGAGGAGTCGCAGCTGACGGTGGTCCTGGTGGAGGTGCCGACGCTGCGCGAGCCCGTACGCCGCGCCGCGCCGCGCTACTGGCGCGACGAGCTGCGACTGTCGCTCCACCGGCTCCTGGTCCAGGAGGCGAACCGGATGAACGCCACCGTCTGGCCCATAGACGATCACAGCTATCTGGTTACCGCTACCAGAGGCTCGATCGTCGCGGCGACGGACGGGTTCAGGGTGCTGCCGTTCGCCGGCAGGATCAGGGACGAGCTGGGTCTGGCGGTCGAGGTCGGCGTGGGCATGGGACGCACGACGCACGACGCGGAGTCGCACGCCCGGGCGGCACTGGCCCGCACGCAGGCGGGCAAACAGGCGCAGGGGTTCGCGGTGGACCGCGAAGGGCGAGCGCTCATCCCCGCTCCCCGCATGCCGCCCGCCGGATCGGCCGCACTCAAGCCGAAGGGCGTGGAGGTGCTGGCCCGGCTGGCGGCCAAGCTCGAGGGTGGAGACACCGTGGTCGACGCCGAGGGGGCGGGCAAGATGCTGGGCGTCACGCCCCGCACGGCCCGGCGGTTGCTGCGCACGTTGGTTGACGAGGGACTCGCGTGGCCGCTCCCGCCGAACCGCACACCCCAGCCTGGCCGTCCGCGCCAGCTGTACCGGCTGATCGTGGAGAAACTCGGTCCCCGATGA